In the genome of Cronobacter malonaticus LMG 23826, one region contains:
- a CDS encoding YgjV family protein: MTAYWLAQGVGVIAFLIGITTFFNRDERRFKLQLALYSAVIGGHFFLMGATPAGMSAELNALRTVISLRTRSLWIMTLFIVLTLTFGLVKLHHAIELLPIIGTVASTWALFRCTGLTTRCVMWCSTACWVTHNFWIGSIGGTLIEGSFLIINGFNILRFWQMQKRGIDPFKVEKEIVQKR, encoded by the coding sequence ATGACCGCGTATTGGCTGGCCCAGGGTGTTGGGGTCATCGCCTTTCTGATTGGCATCACCACCTTTTTCAACCGCGACGAGCGGCGCTTTAAGCTGCAACTGGCGCTCTACAGCGCCGTCATCGGCGGGCATTTTTTCCTGATGGGCGCGACGCCTGCGGGCATGAGCGCGGAGCTCAACGCGCTGCGCACGGTGATCTCCCTGCGCACCCGCAGCCTGTGGATCATGACGCTGTTTATCGTGCTCACGCTGACGTTCGGGCTGGTGAAGCTTCATCACGCCATTGAGCTGCTACCGATTATCGGCACCGTCGCCAGCACCTGGGCGCTGTTTCGCTGCACCGGGCTTACCACCCGCTGCGTGATGTGGTGCTCCACCGCCTGCTGGGTCACGCATAATTTCTGGATTGGCTCGATAGGCGGGACGCTGATTGAGGGCAGCTTTCTCATCATCAACGGGTTTAACATTCTTCGTTTCTGGCAGATGCAAAAGCGGGGCATCGATCCGTTTAAGGTCGAAAAAGAGATCGTGCAGAAGCGGTAA